One part of the Pogoniulus pusillus isolate bPogPus1 chromosome 8, bPogPus1.pri, whole genome shotgun sequence genome encodes these proteins:
- the RGS2 gene encoding regulator of G-protein signaling 2 — MQSAVFLALQHGGGRMEPGSRRRGETEEAAERGRMKRTIIKDWKTRLSYFLQNSSNSTKMKSKKVGKQRTYFRPSPEEAQLWSEAFDELLANKYGLAAFRAFLKSEFCEENIEFWLACEDFKKTKSPQKLTVKAKKIYNDFIEKEAPKEINIDFQTKNMIAQNIQEATHTCFSAAQKRVYSLMENNSYPRFLESEFYQELCKKPPITRAAQGT, encoded by the exons ATGCAGAGTGCGGTGTTCCTGGCGCTGCAGCACGGCGGCGGGCGCATGGAGCCGGGCAGCCGCCGGCGAGGCGAGACAGAAGAGGCGGCGGAGAGGGGCAGGATGAAGCGAACGAT TATTAAAGATTGGAAAACGAGGCTGAGCTACTTCCTGCAGAACTCTTCCAATTCGACTAAAATGAAGTCTAAGAAAGTGGGGAAACAACGCACCTACTTCAG ACCTTCCCCTGAGGAAGCCCAGCTGTGGTCAGAAGCCTTTGACGAACTTCTTGCTAATAAAT ATGGTCTTGCTGCTTTCCGAGCTTTTCTGAAGTCTGAGTTCTGTGAAGAGAATATTGAGTTCTGGTTGGCCTGTGAGGACTTCAAGAAAACCAAGTCACCTCAGAAGCTGACAGTGAAAGCAAAAAAGATCTACAATGACTTCATTGAGAAAGAAGCTCCTAAAGAG ATAAATATTGACTTCCAAACCAAGAACATGATTGCACAGAACATTCAAGAAGCCACTCATACCTGCTTCAGTGCAGCACAGAAGAGAGTTTACAGCTTGATGGAGAATAACTCATATCCACGGTTCTTGGAATCTGAATTCTATCAGGAGCTGTGCAAGAAACCACCTATCACCAGGGCAGCTCAGGGAACATGA